In a genomic window of Rhopalosiphum maidis isolate BTI-1 chromosome 4, ASM367621v3, whole genome shotgun sequence:
- the LOC113560997 gene encoding putative bifunctional UDP-N-acetylglucosamine transferase and deubiquitinase ALG13: MLTLSVRNRSKSKRIQSPKIDELLESVGLMRHVVPRDGNSLFRCISQCVFLTQSCHMIVRQQLLQFSTLQTKEFVQMTQLSVDKYANKITDTKIDGELLDMRVAAKIYKINISFYVDSHPFIPLNIETPNAIKTLNICLNYEGTYDLVLVKESVVNISFCQAIIYEMLYNNVFKLSGVDFAVKEMLYDRNLPASRSSDRISLEKRATCTDMKELLEYGITPFPFKVAKALTPKLYRNTEYDIWLNNKKEKFYGRWNNWEFKEGSKCMVSIGTQGYHCYIQRIHGKNEPVEVYVKDLAQKMYVEYDQLKLIPVEQNMGELIENPIHMNQVFSTIVDCNEFIFRGPEQSEASVQYSGFNHGSTIHGIFSGQMFHPSYVQQHPALPMSPLNLTNNENVMRPWYISTPPPLLSNNFHPFNEQIILLEPHSNLNKNCISPNFMETLPKSNCGPHAQPILSPFYCNHQPCTPYSCVQCNNGEESVAMDSNHAYQPWLVPEFDEPADELHQ; the protein is encoded by the coding sequence ATGTTGACACTATCCGTAAGAAATAGAAGCAAGTCTAAAAGAATCCAGTCAccaaaaattgatgaattgtTAGAATCAGTTGGATTAATGAGACATGTAGTCCCTAGAGATGGCAATAGTTTATTCAGATGTATTTCACAATGTGTGTTTCTAACCCAAAGTTGCCACATGATTGTACGACAACAACTTCTACAATTTTCTACACTACAAACCAAAGAATTTGTTCAGATGACCCAGTTATCAGTCGACAAATATGCAAACAAAATTACTGATACAAAAATAGATGGTGAATTGTTGGATATGCGTGTGGctgctaaaatatataaaattaatatatcattttatgttGATTCTCATCCTTTTATACCTCTAAATATTGAAACTCCAAAtgcaataaaaactttaaatatttgtctCAATTATGAAGGGACTTACGATTTAGTTCTTGTCAAAGAGTctgttgtaaatatttcattttgtcaagcaattatatatgaaatgttgtacaacaatgtttttaaactatcTGGTGTAGATTTTGCTGTAAAAGAAATGTTGTATGATAGAAATTTACCAGCTTCAAGGTCAAGTGACCGGATTAGTTTGGAAAAGAGAGCTACTTGTACAGATATGAAAGAGCTGCTTGAATATGGTATTACTCCATTCCCATTTAAAGTGGCTAAAGCTTTGACACCTAAATTATACAGAAATACAGAGTATGATATttggttgaataataaaaaagaaaaattctaTGGTAGATGGAATAATTGGGAGTTTAAGGAAGGCAGCAAATGTATGGTTTCTATTGGCACTCAGGGGTATCATTGTTATATTCAACGTATTCATGGTAAAAATGAACCAGTTGAAGTATATGTAAAAGATTTGgctcaaaaaatgtatgtggAATATgatcagttaaaattaataccagTTGAACAAAATATGGGAGAATTGATAGAGAATCCTATACATATGAATCAAGTATTTTCAACTATAGTTGACTGtaacgaatttatttttcgaggTCCTGAACAAAGTGAAGCTTCCGTTCAGTATTCAGGCTTTAATCATGGATCAACAATTCATGGGATCTTTTCTGGTCAAATGTTTCATCCATCTTATGTTCAACAGCATCCAGCTCTGCCTATGTCTCCTCTAAATTtgacaaataatgaaaatgtaatgCGTCCATGGTATATATCTACACCTCCTCcacttttatcaaacaattttcatccatttaatgaacaaattatactattagaaCCACActccaatttaaataaaaattgtatttcgcCAAATTTTATGGAAACTTTGCCTAAGTCAAACTGTGGACCACATGCTCAACCAATACTTTCGCCATTTTACTGTAATCATCAACCATGTACACCGTATAGTTGTGTGCAGTGCAACAATGGGGAAGAAAGTGTGGCCATGGATTCTAATCATGCGTATCAACCTTGGCTAGTGCCAGAGTTCGATGAGCCTGCAGATGAATTGCACCAATGA